In the genome of Apodemus sylvaticus chromosome 2, mApoSyl1.1, whole genome shotgun sequence, one region contains:
- the Brpf1 gene encoding peregrin isoform X2 yields the protein MGVDFDVKTFCHNLRATKPPYECPVETCRKVYKSYSGIEYHLYHYDHDSPPPPQQTPLRKHKKKGRQSRPANKQSPSPSEVSQSPGREVMNYAQAQRMVEVDLHGRVHRISIFDNLDVVSEDEEAPEEAPENGSNKENTETPVATPKSGKHKNKEKRKDSNHHHHSAPASAAPKLPEVVYRELEQDTPDAPPRPTSYYRYIEKSAEELDEEVEYDMDEEDYIWLDIMNERRKTEGVSPIPQEIFEYLMDRLEKESYFESHNKGDPNALVDEDAVCCICNDGECQNSNVILFCDMCNLAVHQECYGVPYIPEGQWLCRRCLQSPSRAVDCALCPNKGGAFKQTDDGRWAHVVCALWIPEVCFANTVFLEPIDSIEHIPPARWKLTCYICKQRGSGACIQCHKANCYTAFHVTCAQQAGLYMKMEPVRETGANGTSFSVRKTAYCDIHTPPGSARRLPALSHSEGEEEEDEEEDEGKSWSSEKVKKAKAKSRIKMKKARKILAEKRAAAPVVSVPCIPPHRLSKITNRLTIQRKSQFMQRLHSYWTLKRQSRNGVPLLRRLQTHLQSQRNCDQVGRDSEDKNWALKEQLKSWQRLRHDLERARLLVELIRKREKLKRETIKIQQIAMEMQLTPFLILLRKTLEQLQEKDTGNIFSEPVPLSEVTELDEVPDYLDHIKKPMDFFTMKQNLEAYRYLNFDDFEEDFNLIVSNCLKYNAKDTIFYRAAVRLREQGGAVLRQARRQAEKMGIDFETGMHIPHNLAGEEVSQHTEDEEERLVLLENQKHLPVEEQLKLLLERLDEVNASKQSVGRSRRAKMIKKEMTALRRKLAHQRETGRDGPERHGPSGRGNLTPHPAACDKDGQTDSAAEESSSQETSKGLGPNMSSTPAHEVGRRTSVLFSKKNPKTAGPPKRPGRPPKNRESQMTPSHGGSPVGPPQLPIMGSLRQRKRGRSPRPSSSSDSDSDKSTEDPPMDLPANGFSSGNQPVKKSFLVYRNDCNLPRSSSDSESSSSSSSSAASDRTSTTPSKQGRGGKPSFSRGTFPEDSSEDTSGTENEAYSVGTGRGVGHSSKYPHPKSGVLGTQFQGLASPPAADPPPLSRSCEVVRKSLGRGAGWLSEDEDSPLDALDLVWAKCRGYPSYPALIIDPKMPREGMFHHGVPIPVPPLEVLKLGEQMTQEAREHLYLVLFFDNKRTWQWLPRTKLVPLGVNQDLDKEKMLEGRKSNIRKSVQIAYHRALQHRSKVQGEQSSETSDSD from the exons ATGGGGGTGGACTTTGATGTGAAGACCTTCTGCCACAACTTGCGGGCAACTAAGCCACCATATGAGTGCCCTGTGGAGACTTGTCGCAAGGTTTACAAGAGCTACAGTGGAATCGAGTACCACCTGTACCACTATGACCATGACAGCCCACCACCCCCACAGCAGACTCCCCTGCGCAAGCACAAAAAGAAAGGGCGCCAGTCACGGCCAGCCAACAAGCAGTCACCCAGCCCCTCTGAGGTCTCACAGTCACCAGGCCGAGAGGTGATGAACTATGCTCAGGCCCAGCGCATGGTAGAAGTGGACCTTCATGGCCGTGTCCACCGAATCAGCATCTTTGACAACTTGGATGTGGTGTCTGAGGATGAGGAGGCCCCTGAGGAGGCCCCTGAGAATggaagcaacaaagaaaacaccGAGACTCCTGTGGCTACACCCAAGtcaggcaagcataagaacaagGAGAAACGAAAAGACtccaaccaccaccatcacagcGCTCCTGCCAGTGCTGCTCCCAAACTGCCTGAGGTTGTGTACCGTGAGCTAGAACAAGATACCCCTGACGCACCGCCCCGGCCCACTTCCTACTACCG GTACATCGAGAAATCTGCAGAGGAGCTGGATGAGGAGGTGGAGTATGACATGGATGAAGAGGACTATATCTGGCTGGATATCATGAATGAGCGACGGAAGACTGAGGGTGTAAGTCCCATCCCACAAGAGATCTTTGAGTACTTAATGGACCGGTTGGAGAAGGAGTCGTACTTTGAGAGTCACAATAAAGGTGACCCCAATGCACTAGTGGATGAAGATGCCGTGTGCTGTATCTGCAATGATGGCGAGTGCCAGAACAGCAATGTCATCCTCTTCTGTGACATGTGCAACTTGGCTGTGCACCAGGAGTGCTACGGTGTCCCCTATATCCCTGAAGGCCAGTGGCTGTGCCGCCGTTGCCTGCAGTCACCTTCTCGTGCAGTGGATTGTGCTCTGTGCCCCAATAAGGGCGGTGCCTTTAAGCAGACAGATGATGGCCGCTGGGCCCATGTGGTGTGTGCCTTGTGGATCCCTGAGGTCTGCTTTGCCAACACAGTCTTCCTAGAACCTATTGACAGCATTGAGCACATCCCACCAGCTCGGTGGAAGCTCACCTGCTACATTTGTAAACAGCGGGGCTCTGGAGCCTGCATCCAGTGCCATAAGGCCAATTGCTACACAGCCTTCCATGTGACATGTGCCCAACAAGCTGGCCTTTACATGAAGATGGAGCCTGTGCGGGAGACAGGTGCCAATGGCACCTCCTTCAGCGTCCGCAAGACAGCCTACTGTGACATCCACACACCCCCAGGTTCTGCTCGTCGCCTGCCCGCCCTATCCCACAGtgagggtgaggaagaagaggatgaagaagaagacGAGGGTAAAAGCTGGAGCTCAGAGAAGGTCAAGAAGGCCAAGGCCAAGTCCCGGATTAAGATGAAGAAAGCTCGAAAAATCTTGGCAGAGAAGAGGGCAGCAGCACCTGTGGTGTCTGTGCCCTGCATCCCGCCACACAG GCTCAGTAAGATCACCAACCGCCTGACCATCCAGAGGAAGAGCCAGTTCATGCAGAGGCTGCACAGCTACTGGACTCTGAAGCGACAATCACGGAATGGGGTCCCACTACTCAGGCGCCTGCAAACACACCTTCAGTCTCAGAGGAACTGTGATCAAGTTGGG AGAGATTCTGAAGATAAAAACTGGGCCCTCAAAGAACAGCTCAAGTCCTGGCAGAGACTCCGTCATGACCTGGAGCGAGCTCGGCTGCTGGTGGAGTTGATCCGCAAGAGAGAGAAGCTGAAAAGGGAGACG ATCAAGATCCAGCAGATTGCCATGGAGATGCAGCTGACCcctttcctcatcctcctccGAAAAACCTTGGAACAGCTCCAAGAGAAGGACACAGGCAACATCTTCAGCGAGCCGGTCCCTCTGTCTGAGGTAACCGAATTGGACGAA GTACCTGACTACCTAGACCACATCAAAAAGCCCATGGACTTTTTCACCATGAAGCAGAACTTGGAGGCTTACCGCTACTTGAACTTTGATGATTTTGAGGAGGACTTCAACCTCATTGTCAGCAACTGCCTAAAGTATAATGCCAAGGACACCATCTTCTACAGAGCAGCAGTGCGACTTCGTGAGCAGGGTGGTGCTGTGCTCCGTCAAGCCCGGCGCCAGGCAGAAAAAATGGGCATTGACTTTGAGACGGGCATGCATATCCCTCACAACCTGGCCGGAGAAGAGGTCTCACAGCACACTGAGGATG AGGAAGAACGGCTGGTCCTGCTGGAGAACCAGAAACACCTGCCAGTAGAAGAACAGCTGAAGCTGTTGTTGGAGCGGCTGGACGAGGTCAATGCCAGCAAGCAGAGTGTGGGCCGCTCCCGACGTGCAAAAATGATCAAGAAGGAGATGACAGCATTGCGGCGGAAGCTTGCTCACCAGCGGGAGACTGGCCGGGATGGGCCTGAGCGTCATGGCCCCTCAGGTCGGGGCAATCTGACACCCCACCCGGCAGCCTGTGACAAGGATGGACAGACTGACAGTGCCGCAGAAGAGAGCAGCAGCCAGGAGACAAGCAAAG gCCTGGGTCCCAACATGTCCTCAACCCCCGCACATGAGGTGGGCAGGAGAACCTCAGTTCTGTTCTCCAAAAAGAACCCGAAGACAGCTGGACCGCCCAAGAGGCCGGGCCGGCCCCCCAAAAACCGGGAGAGCCAGATGACCCCCAGCCATGGCGGCAGTCCTGTGGGGCCCCCTCAGCTCCCCATCATGGGCTCCCTACGTCAGCGCAAGCGGGGTAGGAGCCCCCGGCCCAGTTCAAGCTCAGACAGCGACAGTGATAAGTCCACAGAAGATCCCCCAATGG ACTTACCAGCCAATGGCTTCAGCAGTGGGAACCAGCCAGTGAAGAAGAGTTTCTTGGTGTACCGTAATGACTGCAACCTTCCCCGGAGCAGCTCAGATTCTGAgtctagcagcagcagcagcagcagtgcagcctCAGATCGGACCAG CACAACTCCCTCAAAACAAGGCCGGGGGGGCAAGCCCTCCTTCTCTCGGGGCACATTCCCAGAGGACAGCAGTGAAGATACCTCAGGCACTGAGAATGAGGCCTACTCCGTGGGCACTGGCCGCGGCGTGGGCCACAGCAGTAAGTACCCTCACCCAAAGTCAGGGGTGCTGGGGACCCAGTTTCAAGGCCTTGCCAGCCCTCCAGCTGCTGATCCACCCCCTCTCTCCCGTTCCTGTGAAGTGGTAAGAAAGAGTCTGGGTCGAGGAGCTGGCTGGCTGTCAGAGGATGAGGATTCCCCGTTGGATGCTCTGGACCTTGTGTGGGCCAAATGCAGAGGCTATCCATCATACCCAGCTCTG ATAATTGACCCAAAGATGCCCCGAGAAGGTATGTTCCACCATGGGGTTCCTATCCCTGTACCACCACTGGAAGTTCTGAAACTTGGGGAACAAATGACACAGGAAGCCCGAGAGCATCTCTACCTCGTTCTCTTCTTTGACAACAAACGAACCTG GCAGTGGCTGCCCCGGACTAAACTCGTTCCTCTGGGTGTGAACCAGGATCTAGACAAAGAGAAGATGCTGGAGGGCCGCAAGTCCAACATCCGCAAGTCAGTGCAGATTGCCTACCACAGGGCTCTGCAGCACCGCAGCAAGGTGCAGGGTGAGCAGAGCAGCGAGACCAGCGATAGTGACTGA
- the Brpf1 gene encoding peregrin isoform X1 has product MGVDFDVKTFCHNLRATKPPYECPVETCRKVYKSYSGIEYHLYHYDHDSPPPPQQTPLRKHKKKGRQSRPANKQSPSPSEVSQSPGREVMNYAQAQRMVEVDLHGRVHRISIFDNLDVVSEDEEAPEEAPENGSNKENTETPVATPKSGKHKNKEKRKDSNHHHHSAPASAAPKLPEVVYRELEQDTPDAPPRPTSYYRYIEKSAEELDEEVEYDMDEEDYIWLDIMNERRKTEGVSPIPQEIFEYLMDRLEKESYFESHNKGDPNALVDEDAVCCICNDGECQNSNVILFCDMCNLAVHQECYGVPYIPEGQWLCRRCLQSPSRAVDCALCPNKGGAFKQTDDGRWAHVVCALWIPEVCFANTVFLEPIDSIEHIPPARWKLTCYICKQRGSGACIQCHKANCYTAFHVTCAQQAGLYMKMEPVRETGANGTSFSVRKTAYCDIHTPPGSARRLPALSHSEGEEEEDEEEDEGKSWSSEKVKKAKAKSRIKMKKARKILAEKRAAAPVVSVPCIPPHRLSKITNRLTIQRKSQFMQRLHSYWTLKRQSRNGVPLLRRLQTHLQSQRNCDQVGRDSEDKNWALKEQLKSWQRLRHDLERARLLVELIRKREKLKRETIKIQQIAMEMQLTPFLILLRKTLEQLQEKDTGNIFSEPVPLSEVTELDEVPDYLDHIKKPMDFFTMKQNLEAYRYLNFDDFEEDFNLIVSNCLKYNAKDTIFYRAAVRLREQGGAVLRQARRQAEKMGIDFETGMHIPHNLAGEEVSQHTEDVEEERLVLLENQKHLPVEEQLKLLLERLDEVNASKQSVGRSRRAKMIKKEMTALRRKLAHQRETGRDGPERHGPSGRGNLTPHPAACDKDGQTDSAAEESSSQETSKGLGPNMSSTPAHEVGRRTSVLFSKKNPKTAGPPKRPGRPPKNRESQMTPSHGGSPVGPPQLPIMGSLRQRKRGRSPRPSSSSDSDSDKSTEDPPMDLPANGFSSGNQPVKKSFLVYRNDCNLPRSSSDSESSSSSSSSAASDRTSTTPSKQGRGGKPSFSRGTFPEDSSEDTSGTENEAYSVGTGRGVGHSSKYPHPKSGVLGTQFQGLASPPAADPPPLSRSCEVVRKSLGRGAGWLSEDEDSPLDALDLVWAKCRGYPSYPALIIDPKMPREGMFHHGVPIPVPPLEVLKLGEQMTQEAREHLYLVLFFDNKRTWQWLPRTKLVPLGVNQDLDKEKMLEGRKSNIRKSVQIAYHRALQHRSKVQGEQSSETSDSD; this is encoded by the exons ATGGGGGTGGACTTTGATGTGAAGACCTTCTGCCACAACTTGCGGGCAACTAAGCCACCATATGAGTGCCCTGTGGAGACTTGTCGCAAGGTTTACAAGAGCTACAGTGGAATCGAGTACCACCTGTACCACTATGACCATGACAGCCCACCACCCCCACAGCAGACTCCCCTGCGCAAGCACAAAAAGAAAGGGCGCCAGTCACGGCCAGCCAACAAGCAGTCACCCAGCCCCTCTGAGGTCTCACAGTCACCAGGCCGAGAGGTGATGAACTATGCTCAGGCCCAGCGCATGGTAGAAGTGGACCTTCATGGCCGTGTCCACCGAATCAGCATCTTTGACAACTTGGATGTGGTGTCTGAGGATGAGGAGGCCCCTGAGGAGGCCCCTGAGAATggaagcaacaaagaaaacaccGAGACTCCTGTGGCTACACCCAAGtcaggcaagcataagaacaagGAGAAACGAAAAGACtccaaccaccaccatcacagcGCTCCTGCCAGTGCTGCTCCCAAACTGCCTGAGGTTGTGTACCGTGAGCTAGAACAAGATACCCCTGACGCACCGCCCCGGCCCACTTCCTACTACCG GTACATCGAGAAATCTGCAGAGGAGCTGGATGAGGAGGTGGAGTATGACATGGATGAAGAGGACTATATCTGGCTGGATATCATGAATGAGCGACGGAAGACTGAGGGTGTAAGTCCCATCCCACAAGAGATCTTTGAGTACTTAATGGACCGGTTGGAGAAGGAGTCGTACTTTGAGAGTCACAATAAAGGTGACCCCAATGCACTAGTGGATGAAGATGCCGTGTGCTGTATCTGCAATGATGGCGAGTGCCAGAACAGCAATGTCATCCTCTTCTGTGACATGTGCAACTTGGCTGTGCACCAGGAGTGCTACGGTGTCCCCTATATCCCTGAAGGCCAGTGGCTGTGCCGCCGTTGCCTGCAGTCACCTTCTCGTGCAGTGGATTGTGCTCTGTGCCCCAATAAGGGCGGTGCCTTTAAGCAGACAGATGATGGCCGCTGGGCCCATGTGGTGTGTGCCTTGTGGATCCCTGAGGTCTGCTTTGCCAACACAGTCTTCCTAGAACCTATTGACAGCATTGAGCACATCCCACCAGCTCGGTGGAAGCTCACCTGCTACATTTGTAAACAGCGGGGCTCTGGAGCCTGCATCCAGTGCCATAAGGCCAATTGCTACACAGCCTTCCATGTGACATGTGCCCAACAAGCTGGCCTTTACATGAAGATGGAGCCTGTGCGGGAGACAGGTGCCAATGGCACCTCCTTCAGCGTCCGCAAGACAGCCTACTGTGACATCCACACACCCCCAGGTTCTGCTCGTCGCCTGCCCGCCCTATCCCACAGtgagggtgaggaagaagaggatgaagaagaagacGAGGGTAAAAGCTGGAGCTCAGAGAAGGTCAAGAAGGCCAAGGCCAAGTCCCGGATTAAGATGAAGAAAGCTCGAAAAATCTTGGCAGAGAAGAGGGCAGCAGCACCTGTGGTGTCTGTGCCCTGCATCCCGCCACACAG GCTCAGTAAGATCACCAACCGCCTGACCATCCAGAGGAAGAGCCAGTTCATGCAGAGGCTGCACAGCTACTGGACTCTGAAGCGACAATCACGGAATGGGGTCCCACTACTCAGGCGCCTGCAAACACACCTTCAGTCTCAGAGGAACTGTGATCAAGTTGGG AGAGATTCTGAAGATAAAAACTGGGCCCTCAAAGAACAGCTCAAGTCCTGGCAGAGACTCCGTCATGACCTGGAGCGAGCTCGGCTGCTGGTGGAGTTGATCCGCAAGAGAGAGAAGCTGAAAAGGGAGACG ATCAAGATCCAGCAGATTGCCATGGAGATGCAGCTGACCcctttcctcatcctcctccGAAAAACCTTGGAACAGCTCCAAGAGAAGGACACAGGCAACATCTTCAGCGAGCCGGTCCCTCTGTCTGAGGTAACCGAATTGGACGAA GTACCTGACTACCTAGACCACATCAAAAAGCCCATGGACTTTTTCACCATGAAGCAGAACTTGGAGGCTTACCGCTACTTGAACTTTGATGATTTTGAGGAGGACTTCAACCTCATTGTCAGCAACTGCCTAAAGTATAATGCCAAGGACACCATCTTCTACAGAGCAGCAGTGCGACTTCGTGAGCAGGGTGGTGCTGTGCTCCGTCAAGCCCGGCGCCAGGCAGAAAAAATGGGCATTGACTTTGAGACGGGCATGCATATCCCTCACAACCTGGCCGGAGAAGAGGTCTCACAGCACACTGAGGATG TAGAGGAAGAACGGCTGGTCCTGCTGGAGAACCAGAAACACCTGCCAGTAGAAGAACAGCTGAAGCTGTTGTTGGAGCGGCTGGACGAGGTCAATGCCAGCAAGCAGAGTGTGGGCCGCTCCCGACGTGCAAAAATGATCAAGAAGGAGATGACAGCATTGCGGCGGAAGCTTGCTCACCAGCGGGAGACTGGCCGGGATGGGCCTGAGCGTCATGGCCCCTCAGGTCGGGGCAATCTGACACCCCACCCGGCAGCCTGTGACAAGGATGGACAGACTGACAGTGCCGCAGAAGAGAGCAGCAGCCAGGAGACAAGCAAAG gCCTGGGTCCCAACATGTCCTCAACCCCCGCACATGAGGTGGGCAGGAGAACCTCAGTTCTGTTCTCCAAAAAGAACCCGAAGACAGCTGGACCGCCCAAGAGGCCGGGCCGGCCCCCCAAAAACCGGGAGAGCCAGATGACCCCCAGCCATGGCGGCAGTCCTGTGGGGCCCCCTCAGCTCCCCATCATGGGCTCCCTACGTCAGCGCAAGCGGGGTAGGAGCCCCCGGCCCAGTTCAAGCTCAGACAGCGACAGTGATAAGTCCACAGAAGATCCCCCAATGG ACTTACCAGCCAATGGCTTCAGCAGTGGGAACCAGCCAGTGAAGAAGAGTTTCTTGGTGTACCGTAATGACTGCAACCTTCCCCGGAGCAGCTCAGATTCTGAgtctagcagcagcagcagcagcagtgcagcctCAGATCGGACCAG CACAACTCCCTCAAAACAAGGCCGGGGGGGCAAGCCCTCCTTCTCTCGGGGCACATTCCCAGAGGACAGCAGTGAAGATACCTCAGGCACTGAGAATGAGGCCTACTCCGTGGGCACTGGCCGCGGCGTGGGCCACAGCAGTAAGTACCCTCACCCAAAGTCAGGGGTGCTGGGGACCCAGTTTCAAGGCCTTGCCAGCCCTCCAGCTGCTGATCCACCCCCTCTCTCCCGTTCCTGTGAAGTGGTAAGAAAGAGTCTGGGTCGAGGAGCTGGCTGGCTGTCAGAGGATGAGGATTCCCCGTTGGATGCTCTGGACCTTGTGTGGGCCAAATGCAGAGGCTATCCATCATACCCAGCTCTG ATAATTGACCCAAAGATGCCCCGAGAAGGTATGTTCCACCATGGGGTTCCTATCCCTGTACCACCACTGGAAGTTCTGAAACTTGGGGAACAAATGACACAGGAAGCCCGAGAGCATCTCTACCTCGTTCTCTTCTTTGACAACAAACGAACCTG GCAGTGGCTGCCCCGGACTAAACTCGTTCCTCTGGGTGTGAACCAGGATCTAGACAAAGAGAAGATGCTGGAGGGCCGCAAGTCCAACATCCGCAAGTCAGTGCAGATTGCCTACCACAGGGCTCTGCAGCACCGCAGCAAGGTGCAGGGTGAGCAGAGCAGCGAGACCAGCGATAGTGACTGA